The Mucilaginibacter sp. PAMB04168 genome contains the following window.
CATTGACTTAGGATTTAAGTTAGGGATAGGTGGCGTAGTTACCTACAAAAATGCTGGATTGGATAAGGTTGTTGAGCAAATCAGCTTAGAACATATCGTTTTAGAAACAGATTCTCCGTATCTTACTCCCGTACCATTTAGGGGCAAGCCCAACGAAAGCTCGTATTTAATACATGTGGCACGAAAAGTAGCCGACTTGCATCAAACCAGCCTGGAAAATGTAGCACAGATCACAACCGAAAATTCGAAAATTATTTTTGGTGTATGAGTGCGATTATAACTAACGATTTATATTTTTATAGCATAACCAGTTATACATGTGCCAAATTCTGATCATTTATACCGGGGGGACAATCGGTATGATGAGCGACCCGAGAACCAAAGCTTTGGTTCCCATCAATTTTGAACAAATTATGGAGAACGTTCCGGAACTGGAACGTTTAAACTGCCGTATTAAAGTACACTCGTTTGAGGATATTATCGACTCGTCGAACATGAGTCCGGCTATATGGAGCCGGCTGGCGGGCCTGATTCAAAAACATTATAACGAGGTTGATGGGTTTGTGATTTTGCACGGCTCCGATACCATGGCTTACTCAGCATCGGCCATCAGCTTTATGCTCGAGAATTTGGCTAAGCCGGTTATTTTTACCGGTTCGCAGCTACCTATCAGCGCCATTCGTACTGATGCGAAGGAAAATCTGATGACTGCCATAGAATTGGCTAAGGCTAAAAAGAACGATAAAGTTCGTGTGCCCGAGGTTTGTATTTACTTTGACTACAAGCTGTTTAGAGGCAACCGTGCATTCAAATACAACTCCTCTAAATTTGAGGCTTTCCGTTCGCCCAACTACCCGGTACTGGCCGAATCGGGCGTACATTTGCGTTTTAGTATAAACGATATACGGCAACCCGGAACACAAGAGCTGATTGTTCATAAGGAACTGGTTAATGATGTAGCGGTGTTAAAGCTTTACCCGGGTATTAGCCCTAAGGTGGTTGATACCATTGTAAACTCGGACGTTAGAGGAATTGTAATGGAGACCTTTGGCGCCGGTAATACTACAACCGATCAGTGGTTTATTGACATGCTGAAAGGCGCTATAGATAGCGGTAAAGTAATTGTAGATATATCACAATGTAAGGTAGGTACGGTAGAACTCGGCCGGTATGAAACCA
Protein-coding sequences here:
- a CDS encoding asparaginase, with product MCQILIIYTGGTIGMMSDPRTKALVPINFEQIMENVPELERLNCRIKVHSFEDIIDSSNMSPAIWSRLAGLIQKHYNEVDGFVILHGSDTMAYSASAISFMLENLAKPVIFTGSQLPISAIRTDAKENLMTAIELAKAKKNDKVRVPEVCIYFDYKLFRGNRAFKYNSSKFEAFRSPNYPVLAESGVHLRFSINDIRQPGTQELIVHKELVNDVAVLKLYPGISPKVVDTIVNSDVRGIVMETFGAGNTTTDQWFIDMLKGAIDSGKVIVDISQCKVGTVELGRYETSKQLKDIGVANGYDMTFEAAITKTMFLLSQFEDPKEVKHWLETDIRGELTVS